A region of the Candidatus Rokuibacteriota bacterium genome:
GCCGTAGTCGCGCATGGGCACGCCCACGGCGGCCGACGTCAGGCGGTTGACGGCCCACGACGCGGCGCGGCGCGGCCACGGGTCCTGCCGGCTCTGCCGCCAGCCGCCCACCACCTCCGTGCCATCGGCCATGCGCGCCAGGAGCCGCGGGATCTCCTCGGGCGGATTCTGCAGGTCGGCATCGAGCGTCACCACCACGTCACCGCGCGCGCGCTTCATGCCGGCGAAGACGGCCGCGTGCTGACCGTAGTTCCGGGCGAAGCGGACCATGCGGACGGCCCGGTCCTGCTCGTGGAGCGCCCGGAGGATATCCGTCGAGCCGTCCGTGCTCCCATCATCCACGAAGACGATCTCCCAGGGCTGCCCCACCTCCTTCAGGGTCCGCACCAGGCGCTCGTGGAGATCCACGAGGGTCCGCGCCTCGTTGAAGACCGGGATCACCACCGAGACGACGGGGAGCGAGAGCTCACGGCTCATGGGCGCGTACCAGGAGGCAGTCGTTGTGGCCCCCGAACCCGAAGGAGTTGGAGATGGCCGCCCGGAGCGGGGCGGCCACGGGGGCGTTCGGGACGTAGTTGAGGGCGCAGTCGGGGTCGGGGACCTGGTAGTTGATCGTGGGCGGGGCCACCTGGTCCCGGAGCGCCAGCACCGTGGTGATCAGCTCGATGGCCCCCGCCGCCGAGATCGTGTGGCCGATCATGGACTTCGTCGAGCTGACCAGCAGCCGGTCGGCATGGGGCCCGAAGACCTGGCGGATCGCCGCGGTCTCGACGCGATCGTTCATCGGCGTGGAGGTCCCGTGGGCATTGACATAGCCCACCTCCGTCGTCTCGATCCTCGCGTCCGCGAGTGCCGCGCGCATGGCACGGACGGCTCCCTGCCCGTCCGGGGCCTCATCGGTGATCCGGTAGGCATCGCAGGTGGGGCCCCAGCCGGCCAGCTCCGCCAGCGGCTCGGCGCCCCTCGACCGGGCGTGCCCGGCCTCCTCCAGGACGAGGAAGCCGGCGCCCTCGCCCATGACGAAGCCGTCGCGGCGGGCGTCGAAAGGGCGGCTGGCCGTCTCGGGCGCCTCGTTCCGCCGCGACATCACGCCGAGGAGGCAGAAGAGCTGGACCTCGATGGGCGAGACGATGCACTCGGCGCCCCCGGCCAGCGCGACATCGATGGCGCCCCGGCGGATGGCTCGAAGGGCCTCGCCGACGGCCTGGGCCGAGGAGGTGCACGCGGTCTGGAGCGTGGCCCCCTCGCCCTCGATGCCGAACATGCCGGCCAGGCGCGCCCCAAGGTACTGCGGAAGGGTGCGGTACAGGCGGCCGCTCGCGAAGCGGCGGGCGAGCTCGCCGGCGAAGCCGCGCGGGGTCACGGGCTCGCACGGGCCGCGGCCGGCATAGGCCATGGCGCCCATCTCCCGGAGGTCCTGGCGCTCGCCGGAGGTGCCGACATAGACCCCGGCGCGTCGGCCGCGCACCGCCCCCATCGCCCCCGCCTGCTCGAGGGCTCCGCGGGCCGCCCAGACGCCCACCACTGCGCTCCTGGGTTCGAGGGGGTCGAGGCCCGCGGCCGCGCGGAGCTCCGCCAGCAGGATCGGGTCGGACAGCGAGGCGGCAATCTGGGTGGGCAGCCCCGTGGGATCGAAGTGCGTGATGCGCCGGACCCCCGAGGTGCCGGCCTGGGCCGCCTTCCAGAAGCGCTCGAGCCCCACGCCGATCGGGGTGACCACATCCATTCCGGTCACGACCACGCGCCGCACCCGTGAGCCCTCAGGCGAGAAGCGAGTAGCCACCGTCCACCACCAGGACCTGGCCCTGGATGGCCCGGGCCGCGGGGCTGGCGAGGAAGCACACCACCTCGGCGACAGCCTCGGCGGAGGTGAGGGATCCGCCCGGCGTCCGGGCGCGCACCGCCTCCAGGAGCGCTTCCCCTTCCGGGAACGCGCGCCACACGTCGGTGGCCACCGCGCCGGCGGACACGGCGTTGACCGTGATCCCGCGGGGAGCCAGCTCGACGGCCAGGTAGCGCGTGAGTGCCTCGAGAGCCGCCTTCGAGACACCGACGGCGGCGTAGCCGGGGATGACGCGCCCTGAGCCCAGGCTCGTGAGCGCCACGATCCGCCCCCCGGCGCCCATGAGGCGCGCAGCCTCCTGGGCGCAGAGCAGGAGGGGCCGCGCATTGGTGTTCATGACCCAGTCCCACTGCTTGGCCGAGAGGTCGACCGGAGCCCTCAGCACCCCCGAGGCGGCATTGCTGACGAGTACGTCGAGCCGACCGGCCACGCGGCCGATCTCCGCCCCCATGCGGCTGATCTCGTCGGGCTCCTTGAGGTCGGCCTGGATGAGGTGCGCAGCGCCGCCGCGCGCCTGCACGTCCCGCGCGGTCTTCTCGGCGGCCTCCCGGTCGACGAAGAAGTTGATGAAGACGCGCGCGCCCTCCTCGGCGAAGCGGAGGGCGATGGCGCGGCCGATGCCTCGGGCGCCGCCCGTGACCAGCACCTCGCGGCGCGCGTCCGGCGGGCTCACGGCGCCGCTCCGGCCGCCGCGGCGCCGGGCGGGGTCGCCGTCAGGACCCGGTACAGCTCTCGCAGTCGCTCGGCGCGGGACCGCGCCTCGGGATCCCCGCCGACCTCCTCGACGGCCAGCTCGAGGGTCGCCGTCGCCGCCGCCCGATCGGCCACGCGGGCGATGGCGCCGATGGTCCACCGGTCCTCGCCGGCCTCGCGCCGGGCGCAGCGCAGGCGGAGCTGGTCGCCTGGCGTCACGGCACGCCGGAAGGAGGCCGCGGACACGCGCTCGAGACGCCCGACCCGCTCGAAGCCGTGAGTCAGGGCCACGAGCAGCTGGGCGCTCTGCTCGAAGGCCTCGAGGATGAGGGCGCCGGGAAAGATGGGGCAGCCGGGAAAATGGTCGTCGAAGATGTCCTCGGAGGCGCTCACGTTCTTGAGGGTCTCGATGGCGCACCCTGGCTCCACCGCGAGGATCCGGTCGACCAGGACGAACCGCATGCCGCGGATAGCCGGCTCAGGTGCCGGTCGCGAGACGCGAAGCGGCCCTCAATTGCCCCGCCAGGTACTGGACCAGGGCCCGGACGGTGAAGCGATTCAGCACCTCGTCCACCACCACAGGAGAGTGGAGGCTCTCGAGGAGGTGAGGCATCAGCCGATCGACGGAAAGATCGCCGAACTCGAGGCCCATCCCGCCCAGCTCCGCGAGCAGCCGCTCCGCCAGCGCCGCCGCCAGACCGCGGTCGTCGCCGGGCGCCCCCGGCACGCCGTGGCGGATCGCGAGGTGATCGAGCATGGCCGGGATCGTGGCCGGCGCCACGGTCTTCAGCTCCTCGGCCTCGACCGGCGCCCCGTAGCGCTCCCGCAGCACGCGGGCCAGGATCTCGAAGCCGCGCCACTCCAGGAGCCGGGCCTGGATGAGCCGGGCCGGGACATCGACGCCGAAGGTCTGCTGGCACTTGAAGCTGATGTCGAGGAAGTCGATGGACTCGGCCCCGAGATCGCGCACCAGCGAGGCGTCGTCGATGACACCCGCCTCGTCCACGCCCAGCGACTCGACGAGGATCTTCCCGACGCTGGCCCGGATCTCCGCCGGCGTCCAGAGCTTGTTCGTATCCGGCTCCATACTCTCCCTTCCTCGCCTACCCGAGGCCGCCGTCCACCGCGATGACTTGCCCCGTCACGTAGCTCGCCTCCTCCGAGGCGAGAAAGGCCGCCACGGCTGCGACCTCGGCCGGGCTGCCCACGCGCCGCATCGGAATCAGGTCGCGGAGCCTGCCCGCGGCCATGCCGAGGAAGGGCCGGCTCATGTCGGTCTCGATCAGCCCCGGAGCGACGGCGTTGACCGTCACCCCCCGCGGCGCCAGCTCCGTCGCCAGCGCGCGGGTGAGCGCATTGACGCCTCCCTTGGAGGCGATGTAGTTGGCCTGGCCGCGGGCGCCCCGCGACACCGTGACGGTACTCACGTTGATGATCCGTCCCCAGCGCCGCTCCAGCATGGGCCGGGCAGCGGCGCGGCAGCAGTGGTACACGGCGTCCAGGTTCGTGTCGAGCACGGCCCGCCAGTCCTCGTCGGCCATCTCCACCAGGAGCCCGTCGCGGATGATCGCCGCGTTGTTGACCAGGACGTCGAGTCGCCCGCAACGGGCGAGCGCCGCCTCGATCAGCCCGCCCGCCTGGACCCGGTCGCTCACATCGGCCTGGTGGAGGAAGGCCTGGCCTCCCGCCCCCTCGATGGCGCTGAGCGTCTCCTTGGCGCGCTCGTGCTGCACCCGGTAGTTGATGCACACGGTGGCTCCGGCCCGGGCCAGGCGCTCGGCGATGGCACGCCCGATCCCGCGGGAGGCGCCGGTGACGACGGCAACCCGGCCGCTCAGGTCAGCCCGCACGCTCGGCCTCGGCAGGCGCCGACGCCTTGCCCAGCATCAGCGCCGAGCATTCGCCGAAGAAGCCCAGGGACAGAACCAGCGCGCGCTCCGGCGAGGCCGGGCGGGCGCCGTCCCCGTTCGCGACACCGGGGGGGAGCATACCGTACTCGATCGCGAGCGAACAACCCAGTAATTCCGCCGGGCTCGAGGCGGCCCCCAGATCCCCGTGAGCCCGCTTGAGCCTGACCCGTCGAGGCCCGTCAGCTCCAGTGCCGAATACCGCGGCCAGCGCGCGTTCCTCGGCCTCGTCGTGGGCCGGCGCGCCGTCGGCATGGAGCGCGATCAGGTCGGGCATGCCGCCGGCCTCCGTGAGCACCTCTTCGATCACCCCCGCCAGCCGGCGCCCGAGCGCCGCCGGATCGGCCGCCGGCGTCAGCCGTCCGTCCCCGGCCGCCGCGGCGGAGCCCAGGATCTCGCCGTGGATGGCCGCGCCGCGGTCGCGGGCCCGCTCCGCGGCCTCGAGGACGAGGAGGCCGCTCCCCTCCCCCGCCACGAACCCGGGCTGGTCGCCGGCATCGGAGGCGAGCAGGCCCGAGCCCCAGTAGCTGGCGAAGATGAGCCCCTCCAGGGGCGCGTCGGTGCCGCCACAGAGCACGACATCCAGGGCTCCTTCCGCGATCATCCGGGCGGCCTGGCCGACGGCCCGGGCCCCACCTACCGGTCCCTCGAGCAGCGCTCGGCAGGCCCCGCGGGCGTCGTGGGCGATGGCGAGGTGGCCGGCCGCGAGGTTCGGAAGCGTCTTGAGCGAGTAGTCGAGCGGATTGATCTGGTGCATGCAGAAGGCATTCGCCGCCGCCATGTCGAGGCTGCCGGCCGCCTCCGGCGACTCGGCAGCGGCCAGGTACTGCGCCATCGAGGCCAGGTCCCAGGACAGCACGTTGACGCCGAGCACCACTCCCAGGCGTTCCGGGTTCCCCGCTCCCGCCGCCAGCCCCGCCTCCTCCATCGCCAGAGCCCCGGCAAGCATGGCGAGCAGCGTGGCCCGGTTGTAGAGCTTCTGCTGCTTGCGGGGCAGCCGACCCAGATGCGGCGCCAGGAGCTCGGCCGCGATCTCGGCGCCCCGGGAAACAGGCAGGCCCAGCGCGGCCAGCCCGGCCGTCTGGCCCACGACGGCGCGGCCGGCGCAGAGCCCCTCCCAGTACTGCCCGGTGCCGACACCGAGGGGCGAGACGATGCCCCGTCCGGTGAGCACCACGGCCCGGGGCCTCACGCCTCCCTCGCGCCGGGCCAGACGGCGGTCGCGGGAGCGCTCACGCAGAGGTAGAGTAGCTGCGCGGTGGCGATCTGCTCCGTCCCCGCGTACACGGTCCCGCTGACCTCCGCCAGGGCCGTGCCATCGGCGGCGCACGAGCTGGCCACGAGCTCGGCCACGGCCCGCAGCGGCACTCCGGGCCGCGCGCAGCCGTGGAACCGCGCCTCGCGCGCCTTGAGCAGGAGCGGGAGCCGGCGCTCGCCGAGCCGGCGGAAGATCAGGTGACCGCCCGCCATCGCCAGGAGCTCCAGCACGAGGCTGTTCGGCACGCGGTCGGGACCGGCCGGACCCGACAGCGCATCGTCGCCCGGCGGGAAGGTCTTGACGATCTCTATGCGGGCCCGGGGCTCGAGCTCCAGTGCCACGATCTCGTCCGCGAAGCGGTAGCGCATCAGGACGGCACCAGGAGAACCATGGCGATGGCGTGGGACTCGGTGTGGGAGAGCGACACGGCGCCGGCAGCGAGCCCCTGGCCTACGAGTGCCTGAGCCGTCGCTCCGTGGAAGGCCAGACCCGGCGCCCCGACGGCATCACGGGTGACCTCGACGTCACGCCAGGTCATCGCCCCCGCCAGGCCTGAGCCCAGCGCCTTGAGGGCGGCCTCCTTCGCGGCCAGCCGCGCGGCAAGCCGCGGCCAGGACTTCGGGCGGGAGCGGCAGTAGTCCAGCTCGGCCTCGGTGAAGACGCCTCTCAGGACGTCCTCGCGATCCTCGAAGCGCGCGCGGAAGTCGGCCACATCCACGAGATCGACCCCCACCCGCGCTCCGACCACCGCGGCCCCGCGTCCGCCACGCCGCGCCCGACGATCAGAACAGGACGGCCAGCGCCGCGAAGGAGAGGAGCGCAGCGCCCACCGTCTGCACCACGTCGCGCACCGTCGGGAGGACGCGGATCTTCTCCTCCTGCTTCGGCGGCACGACGATGGTGTCGCCCGGCTCGATGTCGCGCAGCTTGGTGAAGCTCGACATGGCCGACCCGTCCGCCTTGACGATGTGCAGCTCTTTCTTGTCGGCCTCCTTCGTGAGGCCCCCCACGCGGTTGAGGTAGTACTCGGGGCTGGCCCCCTGGACCCAGAGCACCGAGGTGGATGTCCGCACCGCCCCCAGGACGTAGACCGAGGCCGGCGGTTCAGTGACTTCGAGGCTGTCGCCGCCCACGAGCACGATGTCGTCCGGCCCTCCCCGGAGCTTCTCGGGCGCGTCGAGCCGCACGACCATGCGCCCCACCGCCACCTTGGCCGCCAGCGCCCGGAGCGCCTCCCGCTGGGCCTCGAGCGCCTTCTGCTGCGAGGCGTTCTCGTCCTTGTCGGCGCCCACGACGGTCGTGGAGGCCGCCGCCAGGATGCGCTGCTCCTGTACGCGGACGAACTCGTCCAGGCGCTCCTTCTCGACCCTCTGGAGCGCCTCGCGGGTGAAGACCGCGCTCCTGAGATAGGCGCGGTCGGTGAAGCCCCCGGCGCGATCGAGGACCGAGCTGAGCCGCTCGCCCTCGGCGATGACGTACCGGCCGGGCCGTACCACCTGGCCGCTGAGCGTCACGTGACTCGCCGCCTTCAGCTCCGTGCGCACGGCCACCTCGTCCAGCGCCTTGAGCAGAACGTCCTGGTCCTGGTCCCCGCTCCACGCCTTCCTGAGGTTCACCGGGATGATCTCGACCGCCAGATCCGGCCGCCGGCGCGCGATCTCCACGCGCTCGGGCTGCGCCTCGGGCAGGAGCTTGTCGGCGGGCAGGAGCTGGGTGATGCGCATCATCGGCTTCAGCTCGTAGGTGCCCGGATACTTGACCGCGCCCTCGACCTTGATGGTGTTGTAGATGCGCGGGTCGCTGCGGTAGATCAGCACCAGGTCGCCGCCGTTGACCGGCGGATTGCTGGCCCGGTCCCCCTTGAGGTAGTACTGGCTCAGGTCCACGTCGACCGTCACGCGCTCGGCATTGGGCTGGGCGCGGACGAGCTGGACGCGCTTGAGGTAGCTGGAGGGCGTGATGCCGCCTGCCAGCGTGACGAGATCGGACACCCGCGCCTGGCCCCGGAGCTCGTAGATGGCCGGGCGCTTGACCTCGCCGGCGATGGCCGCCACCCCGCCCACGGTGGGGACGAACACCGTGTCGCCGGACTCGAGACGGAAGTCGCGCGTCCGGTCTCCGCGCTGGAGAAAGTCGTAGAGGTCCAGCGTCCCGACCTGATGGCCGTTCCTGAGCAGCCGCACTTCCCGGAGCGAGCCGAGCTTCGTGGGTCCCCCCGCGCTGAACAGCGCGTTGGTCAGGGTCGCCAGCGAGCTCAGCGTGTACACGCCGGGCTGGCAGACCTCGCCGACCACGTGCACCCGGAGGGTGCGGAGCCTGCCCATGGTCACGCTGGTCTGGAAGCCGCGGAAGTACCGCGAGAGCTGCTCCCGGATGAGGCGATCGGCCTGGGAGAAGGTGAGCCCCCAGACGCGCAGGTCGCCCACCTTGGGGAGCACGATGCGGCCGTTGCGGTCCACCGTGCGCACCACGGTGGCGTCCACGGGGCCCCAGACGTGGATCGTCAGGTCATCCCCGGGGCCGAGCACGTAGTCGGGGCCCACGGGGATGTCGTCCACGGGGGCGAACGTGGAGACGTCGGCGGCGAAGGTCGTGTAGCCGTACTGGCGGAGCGGCTCGACTGAGGACCCTTGCGGCCCGGCGCCCTGCAACGCGTTCTGGGGACGCCTGAGCCCCGCCAGCGACTGGTACGAGTCCTGGTAGAAGCCGGCCTCGATGCGCGACAGATCCTCTGACTCCCTCCCCTGTGCTGGCTGAGGGGACTGCGCGGGCTGCTGCGGCTGTGCGGGAGGCGTCGTGCCGCCCGCGCGGCGTGGATCGGTCGGCGTCGTGCCGGGCGCCTGGAGCGCTCCCCGGCTTCCGGGGGTCGCAGAGACCTGACTCACCGGGACACCGGCCCCGCCTCCCGGCTGGCCGTCGCGCGGAGCGGGCACCGACACGACCTGCTGCTGGGGGGCGACCCGCTGATGGCACGGGGACACTCCCGTCGGGCCGAGCTGCCGCGGAGGGCTCGGGGGCTGCATCCACTGGCCCAGCGGCGCCCCTCCCCCCGGAACGCTCGGAGTCCCGCCGAAGGAGGGCGCTCCCGGGTAGCTCCCGTTCGTCACGCCCGGGCCCGAGGCCGCACCAGGGAGCGGCGATTGCTGCGCCGAGAGCGGGGCGGCAACAAACGCCACCAGCGTGGTGGCGACGATGACGGCACGGGATCCAGATCCAGATGTCTTCATGGCACAGGCCCCCCTCGTCCCCGGGCAGCTCCGCACGGGCCGACCCCCCCAAGGCAACGAAAGTATAGCCGCTCTGCAGACTTGGGCTTCACAAAAATTCCGCGTCACAGTGACAGCCGCCAGCGGGGGAACCCATAGGCCGGGTTCGCCGGATCGAAGTCGAGCGGGCTCAGGGGCGGATTCAGCCGCAGGTCGGTGTAGGCGTACTCGGCGACAGGCCGGCCGGCCTCATCGGACAGGATGGCAGCCACCGGGAGCCCGGAGGCGCCGTCGATCGTGATCACGGCACCGCGCACGTCCTCTCCAGGGCCGGCGCCCCTCGGCACGCGCATCTCGATCCGCCGGCCGCGCCTCCCGCCTTCCTCGACGAGGCCGGCATCCCGGAGGACCAGCTCTCCGCGCTCCTGCGCCCGACGCATGGAGCCCAGGATCAGGTCGATCAGACGCCCCAGCCCCACGTCCGTGATCGGGTGCCGGCTCTCGCTGAGCACGCGCGGGCTGTCGGGCGCCAGCAGGACGGTGAACAGCCCTGCCAGGATCCCCGGCCCATGGATGAGGGCCCGGTCGCCGTGTCGCCCGCGGACGAAGAGCAGCTCACGCCCCTTGGGCGGCCCCTCGATCCACCGCAGGTACATCCGGTCCGGCCGCTGGAACTTGACCAGCGCCTCCTCGCGAGGCCGGCGGTCGCCGGCCACCACCTCCTGCCGGGCGAAGCGAGCCGTGTAGCGTTCGACCGTCGCGTACGCGGCCTCCATGCCGAGGAGCACCCGCGCCGGTTCGGCGCCGTCGGCGCCCCAGGCCGGCGCGGCCAGCGCGACCCCGAGCAGGCCGACGGCAACCGCGATCACCGCCGGCCGCCAGCCGCGGCCCCCGCCTCGACCCAGCCCGGTGGACCGCTGTCGCGCTCGTCGACGAGCCGCAAGAGCTTGCGCGAGCGGCGCAGCGTCCCGGGCGCGAAGAAGCGGAACTCGATGTCCACGAGCTGCTGGCGGTAGGCGAGCCACGCCTCGGGCGCCGACCGCTCGAGCGCCGCGAGCACCGTGCGCGCCGCCGCGTCGCGCTCCGCCGCCACGGCCGCCCGCTCCAGCCGGAACTGGAAGACCGGCCTCAGCCCCCGCTCCCCGAGCGCCACCTGCCAGTCGCTCCCCGGCTCCTCGACGCCAGCCAGGAGCGGCTCGAAGAACTCCGGGTGGACATTGCCCCAGACACAGGCGATCTGCTCGTCCAGCCGCCCGCGCAGCGGCGAGATCCGCCGAAAGGGCAGCCCGCAGCGACAGCGGCCGGGGAGCCAGCGCGCCACGTCCCCCGTCCGGTAGCGGATGAGCGGCATGACGCGCCGGTGGACGGTCGTCAGGACGAGCTCGCCGTAGCCGCCGGCGTCGGGGGCGTCGATCTCGATGTGGAAGTCGAACTCGTTCAGATGATAGCCCTCACGCTCCAGGCACTCGAAGCCGAGAATGGTGGCCGCCTCGGTGGAGGCATAGGTCATGAGCACCGGCGCCCCCCAGAAACGTTCGAGCGCCGCGCGGGTTTTCGCCGTGATCCCCTCGCCGCCGCCCACCAGGAGCTTCATCGGGCCGGGACGGCCGTGGGCTTCCGCGATCTCGGTGAGTCGCCCCAGCCAGAAGGGGTCGCTGACCACCACGTTGAAGCGATACTCGGCGATGCGTCGATAGGCCTCCATCGGGTCCACCCGGCCGGGCACCATGGCGAACAGCCGCGTGTGGCGCACACCGCGTTCCACCAGGAGCGCGCCGAGGCCCCAGGCCAGGTCGAGCGTGCAGAGCAGCCGGTCCCCGCCCCCCAGGCCCCAGAGCGCGTACAGCAGGCCGCCCTGGGCCGCGCTGTACTCGAGCTCGTCGCGGCTCAGGTACACGCGCGCGACGTGACCGCTGGTCCCCGAGCTCTCGATGGCCAGGTCCGGCGCCCCACACAGGAGGCGCTCCGGCTGCCGCTTCAGCACCTCCGGCGTGAGGAAGAAGTCGCCGAGGTCCCCGAGCCGCCGGACCGCGTCGGGGTCCAGACCCGCGCTCCGGAAGCCCTCCCGGTAGTACGGTGCCCGCGACGCGCGGCGGAGCGTGGCCCGGAGCCCCGGTTCGCGCAGCGCGTGGAGGAGCGGCAGCGGCAGGGTGCGCAGGGCGGCGAGCGGGAATCGCGGCACGCGCCGGCCGACGCCGAAGAGGAGGCGGGAGACGGCGGTGACGTTCATGAAGCCGCCCGCGCGAAGTGCGCGAAGACCTTGTCGAGAGCCCGGAGCGCATCGTCCTGATCGGCCTCGGTCATGGACGGGAACAGGGGCAGTGTGACGAGCTGGCGCCCGGCGGACTCGGCGATGGGGCAGAGGCCGGGGCCGGAACCGAAGCGGCGCCGGTAGAAGGGATGGAGATGCACCAGCGGGTAGTGCAGCGTGGCGCCGATGTTCTCCGCGCGCAGCGCGGTGAGGACCGTGTCCCGGTCGGCGGCCAGCCGCTCGGGCCGGAGGAGAACGACGAAGAGGTGCCAGCCGTGCCGGCGGCCGGGCGGCAGGGCGGGCAGCTCGAGGAACGGCGAGCCGGCAAGCCGCTCGCGGTACCGCCGGGCCAGCCGGTCGCGCGCCGCCCAGAAGCGGTCGAGCTTGGCGAGCTGGCTGAGACCCAGGGCGCACTGGAAGTCCGTCAACCGGTAGTTGTTCCCCGGCAGGTCGATCTCGTACTGCCAGGGCCGCCCGGCATCCTGGTAGCGGATGCCGTGGTGCCGCATGACTCGGAGGCGCTCGGCCAGGTCGTCCCGGTCCGTGACGACCGCCCCACCCTCCCCCGAGGTGATGAGCTTGGCCGGGTGGAAGGAGAACGTCGTGAGATCCGCGAGCGTTCCCACCGGACGATCCCCGAGGGCGCCGCCGAGCGAGTGGGCGGCATCGGCGATGAGCAGCCAGCCATGCTCGCGAGCGAGCGTGCGGAGCGCATCCCAGTCGCACGGCAGACCCGCGAAGTCCACAGCGAGCACCGCGCGCGTCCGCGGCGTCGCCAGTCGCTTGACCGCCTCCGGATCGAGGTTGAGCGTGGCGCGATCGATGTCCGCGAACACCGGGCGCGCCCCTTGATAGACGACGGCGTTGGCCGTGGCGGCGAAGGTGAGCGGCGTCGTGATCACCTCGTCCTCGGGCCCGAGCCCGGCCGCCCAGCAGGCGGCGTGAAGCGCCGCGGTCCCGTTGGCGACGACGACGGCATGTCGTGTGCCCGCGACGGCCGCCAGCGCCTTCTCGAACCGTGCCACGCCGGGCCCCTGGGTGATCCAGTCTCCAGCGAGCGCTCGACTCACGGCGGCGATATCCTCCACGTCGATGGCCTGGCGCGCGTAGGGGAGGAGGGTCGGCCGGATCGGGGTGCCGCCGAAGAGCGCCAGCGTCGGGCCACTCAGCTTCGCCATGCGTCGTTCTCCGTCACCGCCGGTCCTCGACGTCCCGCCTCGTGCGGCGCCGGCCGGCGGCAGCTCTGCCGCCACTCCCGCCTCGTGCGCTCAGCCCGCCTTCGGCTGCGCCGCGCCAGCCTTCGAGCCTCGTCTGACCGGGTGCACGCGCCCCTCGTCACCGGGTGACCGTTCTCCACGCCCTGGCGAACCCCTCGGCCCAGGCGTCCACCACCTCCGGGGGCTGGGCGAACAGCGGACAGGACTGGGAGCCGACGATCAGCGACGCGTCGAGGGCGGCGACGGCGTGCGGATACGGGTCCGCCCGGGCGAAGAGCGGGTGCGCCGGCAGCGGCGCGGTCTGCCAGAGCACGGCCTCCACTCCCTGGACCCGCAGCGCGGCGAGCATACGATCCCGGAGCTCGCGGGGGGGCAGGCCGACCCCCGCTCGGTCCGGGTGCAGGCGGACGCGGTACTTGTGGAAGACGTGGGTACGGTCCGGCGGCACCGCCGGCGGCTCGACTCCCGGGAGCGCCGCGAGCCGCTCCGTGAGCCGCCGGGCGTTCAGCTGGCTCCTCTCGGTGGTCGCGGCGAGCCCCTGCAGCTGGGCGCGAGCCAGCGCGCACGTCACCTCCCCGGGCAGATACATCCAGCCGGCAGTGGTCGCCAGGCCCTCGATCTCGTCGTCGAGCGGGCGCTCCGGGTCCCACTTGGCTGGTGCCTCGAGCCCGTCGAAGCGGGCGCGCGCCGCGCGAGCCCAGAGGGCTTCGGAGTCGGTCACGAACAGCCCTCCCTCTCCCGCTGGAAGGTTCTTCGTCGAGTTGAGGCTGAACGCGGCCATGGCGCCCAGCGTTCCGACCGGGCGGTCGCGATGCCGGGCGCCGTGAGCCTGGGCCGCATCCTCGATGACCGTGAGGCCGCATCGCCGTGCCAGCCTCTCGACGGCGTCCATGTCGGCCGGCAGCCCGTGGAGATGCACCGGGATGATGGCGCGCGTCCGCGGTGTCACGCGGGCGGCGGCGGCGTCGCAGGCGATCGTGTAGGTGGTGGCATCGATGTCGGCGAAGACCGGCACGGCTCCGACGTGGAGCACGGCCTGGGCCGTGGCGATGAACGACAGGGCGGGGACGATCACCTCGTCCCCGGGACCCACGCCCGCGGCCGTCAGCGCGATGCCGAGAGCAGCCGTGCCGCTGTTCGTGGCGAG
Encoded here:
- a CDS encoding SLBB domain-containing protein, which gives rise to MKTSGSGSRAVIVATTLVAFVAAPLSAQQSPLPGAASGPGVTNGSYPGAPSFGGTPSVPGGGAPLGQWMQPPSPPRQLGPTGVSPCHQRVAPQQQVVSVPAPRDGQPGGGAGVPVSQVSATPGSRGALQAPGTTPTDPRRAGGTTPPAQPQQPAQSPQPAQGRESEDLSRIEAGFYQDSYQSLAGLRRPQNALQGAGPQGSSVEPLRQYGYTTFAADVSTFAPVDDIPVGPDYVLGPGDDLTIHVWGPVDATVVRTVDRNGRIVLPKVGDLRVWGLTFSQADRLIREQLSRYFRGFQTSVTMGRLRTLRVHVVGEVCQPGVYTLSSLATLTNALFSAGGPTKLGSLREVRLLRNGHQVGTLDLYDFLQRGDRTRDFRLESGDTVFVPTVGGVAAIAGEVKRPAIYELRGQARVSDLVTLAGGITPSSYLKRVQLVRAQPNAERVTVDVDLSQYYLKGDRASNPPVNGGDLVLIYRSDPRIYNTIKVEGAVKYPGTYELKPMMRITQLLPADKLLPEAQPERVEIARRRPDLAVEIIPVNLRKAWSGDQDQDVLLKALDEVAVRTELKAASHVTLSGQVVRPGRYVIAEGERLSSVLDRAGGFTDRAYLRSAVFTREALQRVEKERLDEFVRVQEQRILAAASTTVVGADKDENASQQKALEAQREALRALAAKVAVGRMVVRLDAPEKLRGGPDDIVLVGGDSLEVTEPPASVYVLGAVRTSTSVLWVQGASPEYYLNRVGGLTKEADKKELHIVKADGSAMSSFTKLRDIEPGDTIVVPPKQEEKIRVLPTVRDVVQTVGAALLSFAALAVLF
- a CDS encoding DUF1571 domain-containing protein, which translates into the protein MIAVAVGLLGVALAAPAWGADGAEPARVLLGMEAAYATVERYTARFARQEVVAGDRRPREEALVKFQRPDRMYLRWIEGPPKGRELLFVRGRHGDRALIHGPGILAGLFTVLLAPDSPRVLSESRHPITDVGLGRLIDLILGSMRRAQERGELVLRDAGLVEEGGRRGRRIEMRVPRGAGPGEDVRGAVITIDGASGLPVAAILSDEAGRPVAEYAYTDLRLNPPLSPLDFDPANPAYGFPRWRLSL
- a CDS encoding phenylacetate--CoA ligase family protein is translated as MNVTAVSRLLFGVGRRVPRFPLAALRTLPLPLLHALREPGLRATLRRASRAPYYREGFRSAGLDPDAVRRLGDLGDFFLTPEVLKRQPERLLCGAPDLAIESSGTSGHVARVYLSRDELEYSAAQGGLLYALWGLGGGDRLLCTLDLAWGLGALLVERGVRHTRLFAMVPGRVDPMEAYRRIAEYRFNVVVSDPFWLGRLTEIAEAHGRPGPMKLLVGGGEGITAKTRAALERFWGAPVLMTYASTEAATILGFECLEREGYHLNEFDFHIEIDAPDAGGYGELVLTTVHRRVMPLIRYRTGDVARWLPGRCRCGLPFRRISPLRGRLDEQIACVWGNVHPEFFEPLLAGVEEPGSDWQVALGERGLRPVFQFRLERAAVAAERDAAARTVLAALERSAPEAWLAYRQQLVDIEFRFFAPGTLRRSRKLLRLVDERDSGPPGWVEAGAAAGGRR
- a CDS encoding DegT/DnrJ/EryC1/StrS family aminotransferase; protein product: MAKLSGPTLALFGGTPIRPTLLPYARQAIDVEDIAAVSRALAGDWITQGPGVARFEKALAAVAGTRHAVVVANGTAALHAACWAAGLGPEDEVITTPLTFAATANAVVYQGARPVFADIDRATLNLDPEAVKRLATPRTRAVLAVDFAGLPCDWDALRTLAREHGWLLIADAAHSLGGALGDRPVGTLADLTTFSFHPAKLITSGEGGAVVTDRDDLAERLRVMRHHGIRYQDAGRPWQYEIDLPGNNYRLTDFQCALGLSQLAKLDRFWAARDRLARRYRERLAGSPFLELPALPPGRRHGWHLFVVLLRPERLAADRDTVLTALRAENIGATLHYPLVHLHPFYRRRFGSGPGLCPIAESAGRQLVTLPLFPSMTEADQDDALRALDKVFAHFARAAS
- a CDS encoding DegT/DnrJ/EryC1/StrS family aminotransferase, translated to MQPQRWPILTAADRDAVLRVLDRGVLSGAGAPEMRALESEFAAVVGARFCLATNSGTAALGIALTAAGVGPGDEVIVPALSFIATAQAVLHVGAVPVFADIDATTYTIACDAAAARVTPRTRAIIPVHLHGLPADMDAVERLARRCGLTVIEDAAQAHGARHRDRPVGTLGAMAAFSLNSTKNLPAGEGGLFVTDSEALWARAARARFDGLEAPAKWDPERPLDDEIEGLATTAGWMYLPGEVTCALARAQLQGLAATTERSQLNARRLTERLAALPGVEPPAVPPDRTHVFHKYRVRLHPDRAGVGLPPRELRDRMLAALRVQGVEAVLWQTAPLPAHPLFARADPYPHAVAALDASLIVGSQSCPLFAQPPEVVDAWAEGFARAWRTVTR